The following are from one region of the Alkalimarinus sediminis genome:
- a CDS encoding SIMPL domain-containing protein (The SIMPL domain is named for its presence in mouse protein SIMPL (signalling molecule that associates with mouse pelle-like kinase). Bacterial member BP26, from Brucella, was shown to assemble into a channel-like structure, while YggE from E. coli has been associated with resistance to oxidative stress.), with protein sequence MRHTLILAIALILPFSLSAQAEDINYNLYQLSAITEDEIDNDVMRVTLLATHQASVAAEANKVVNRQMTPALEVLKKTNGIRYETGNYQTQPIYQNQQIAGWKASQEVELKSTDFNQLSILVGKLQKDLKVTSMGFEVSKAVRQKAEQRLSVDALNQFKERALLIQKTMGASGYQVVSIDVNTDSHRPPVRYAMMRAEAATAYDSPGPAVEGGNSTIKVNVSGQIQLIFN encoded by the coding sequence ATGAGGCACACTCTTATTTTGGCAATCGCACTGATATTGCCTTTTTCACTGTCCGCCCAAGCTGAAGATATTAACTACAACCTTTACCAGCTATCAGCCATTACAGAAGATGAAATAGACAACGACGTGATGAGGGTGACGCTACTAGCTACTCACCAAGCGTCCGTGGCGGCAGAAGCCAATAAAGTCGTCAATAGACAGATGACTCCGGCGCTAGAAGTACTTAAAAAAACAAACGGCATTCGATATGAGACCGGCAATTACCAAACTCAACCGATCTATCAAAACCAACAAATAGCCGGCTGGAAAGCATCTCAAGAGGTTGAGTTAAAAAGCACCGACTTCAATCAGCTATCGATACTTGTGGGTAAACTGCAAAAAGACCTGAAAGTCACATCAATGGGCTTTGAGGTAAGCAAGGCAGTTCGCCAAAAGGCGGAGCAGCGACTATCTGTTGACGCGTTGAACCAATTTAAGGAACGCGCGCTGCTCATCCAGAAAACAATGGGCGCGAGCGGCTATCAGGTTGTGTCAATTGATGTCAACACAGACTCCCATCGCCCTCCTGTACGATATGCGATGATGAGAGCAGAAGCGGCAACTGCATACGACTCCCCCGGCCCTGCCGTTGAAGGGGGCAACAGCACCATCAAAGTAAATGTATCAGGCCAAATTCAATTAATATTTAATTAG
- a CDS encoding sigma-54 interaction domain-containing protein → MQDTLTHTEIINLKQRYELILQSIGEGVYGLDSNGNTTFVNPAAEVMTGWLSDDLIGEVVHDFHHHTKIDGSHYPSFDCPVYKTIQDGIGRHVDDEVFWRKDGSSFPVEYVTTAIVRDDKIIGAVVVFKDISERKQADEQLKAALSQVEKLKETLQAENHYLREEIKEEHNFSKIIGNSPALHQILTQIEHVAPTNASVLIQGDSGTGKELIARAIHSASNRKDRPLVKVNCGAISPNLVESELFGHEKGAFTGALQQRIGRFELANGGTLFLDEVGELPLDIQVKLLRVLQEGEFERVGSSTTQKIDVRIIAATNRNILDMIDNATFRSDLYYRLSVFPIQVPSLQQRKEDLPMLVNHIMGRLNQALGKKYEAISASSLEQLNHYHWPGNIRELQNILERAAIVGHPPILEVNNLPNQIQQTTTTLPASTTLAEVERQHIINTLNSVNWIIAGKQGAAAMLDLPPSTLRSKMKKLAITRPA, encoded by the coding sequence ATGCAAGACACACTCACCCACACAGAAATCATAAATCTCAAGCAACGTTACGAGTTGATTCTGCAATCAATTGGTGAAGGTGTTTATGGTTTAGATAGCAATGGTAATACAACCTTTGTTAACCCTGCCGCCGAGGTGATGACAGGGTGGTTATCTGATGACCTAATCGGTGAGGTTGTGCATGACTTTCATCATCACACCAAAATTGATGGGTCGCACTACCCTAGCTTTGATTGCCCGGTCTATAAAACCATTCAGGACGGCATCGGGCGTCATGTCGACGATGAAGTGTTCTGGCGAAAGGATGGTAGTAGCTTTCCAGTAGAGTATGTGACCACTGCAATTGTTCGGGATGACAAGATCATAGGTGCGGTTGTCGTTTTCAAAGATATATCTGAACGAAAACAGGCAGACGAGCAGCTAAAAGCCGCACTCTCTCAGGTTGAAAAACTAAAAGAGACGCTACAAGCTGAAAATCACTACCTAAGAGAAGAGATCAAAGAGGAGCACAACTTCTCTAAAATCATCGGCAACAGCCCTGCGCTACACCAAATACTGACTCAAATTGAGCATGTAGCCCCCACCAATGCTTCGGTACTTATTCAGGGTGATAGCGGCACGGGTAAAGAGTTAATTGCTAGAGCCATTCATAGTGCCAGCAACCGGAAAGATCGCCCATTGGTGAAGGTCAACTGTGGCGCAATATCTCCTAACTTGGTTGAAAGCGAACTATTTGGCCATGAAAAAGGCGCATTTACGGGCGCGCTTCAACAACGCATTGGCCGCTTTGAATTAGCAAACGGAGGTACGCTTTTTCTTGATGAAGTAGGCGAACTACCCCTCGATATACAAGTGAAGTTATTGCGAGTACTACAAGAAGGTGAGTTCGAGCGCGTAGGCAGTAGTACGACACAGAAAATTGATGTCCGAATCATAGCCGCCACCAACCGTAACATCCTGGATATGATCGACAATGCAACATTCAGAAGTGATCTCTACTATCGACTGAGCGTATTTCCTATTCAGGTGCCTAGCTTACAGCAACGCAAAGAAGATTTACCCATGTTGGTGAATCATATTATGGGCCGTTTAAACCAAGCACTCGGTAAAAAGTACGAAGCCATATCCGCCTCTTCTCTCGAACAACTCAACCATTATCACTGGCCCGGCAATATTCGGGAACTACAAAACATCCTAGAACGTGCGGCTATCGTCGGTCACCCTCCTATCTTAGAGGTCAATAATCTACCAAACCAAATACAGCAAACAACAACTACTCTGCCTGCATCAACAACCTTGGCAGAAGTGGAGCGACAACACATCATTAACACACTCAATTCAGTCAACTGGATCATTGCAGGTAAACAAGGGGCTGCAGCAATGCTCGACCTTCCACCTAGCACTCTTCGTTCGAAAATGAAGAAACTCGCCATTACACGACCTGCATAA